TCTGGGAGACAAACTCTACGGAGGCCCCCCCGGCCCCCGACCGTTTCTCCATGCTTTTAAAATTGAATTCCGTCACCCAGAAAACTCAAAAACCATGATAATGAAATCGAATCCACCAAAAGATTTTTTGAGGTTTCTTAATTCCCAAGAAATTTAACGGAATCCGGGGTTAAATACCCATTGGGCAAGAAATCAGTGCTTGGGTCGGGGACAGGAACACCTTGACAATACTTGGATTGAGCGCAATCATTAAGAGGAGTGTGATCCTAAAAGGATATTTATCGGTGAGAAAGGGGGGGGCCATGGGCTTCTTTAGTATTTCATATCGTATAGGTCTGCTTGGAAGGGTGGCGGCCCTCACTGCCTTTTTTATTGGTCTACCTTATTTTAGTTTGTCCGTTCCACCCCTTCCCGCTCCCGTTCCTTCAGATTTCGCTGATCCCTTCAACGCGTATGATTTGGGCGTCGGTGGCGATCAACATTACCCCGCGAATGCCCGGCGTTTTTTTACCAATATAGTCGCCACCGCGGTGGGGGACTTAGACGGGGACGGAAACCTGGACATCGTCGCTTTGGCAAACGCGATCCCCCATAACGGAGATTACACCACCGCTGCAACCGCTTTTCCACAATTTAATTTTCGAAACAATAATTTCAGCATCACAACCCCCTTCCTCACTCGAGGAGATGCCCTTTGGGGCGCACAGACTAACGCCACTTATAACCTGCCCACAGAACCAAACATTTGGGTTAATCCTCCGTACCCTAACTTTCAATTCGGGCATTTTGCCCCTCCTTCCCCTAACGTCGCGGCAGGACAATTGCTCTTTCCCCCTTACGTTGGAAGTGATCTGGCTTGGTTCAGGGGCGATGGACGCGGCCACTTCACCATGTATTTTATCACCCCCGGAGGCGCCCCTGTCCGCCTTCGCATGGGACAGGGCATCCGACTGGCAAGACTAAGGGATCCTGCCCAAACGGGGTTGGACATTGTGTTGACCTCACCGTGCGATGGAAGTATCAGCAACGCCGAATACCACACCACAACGACCCTTCGCCCCTTTTCTGGGGCAGGACGGGTGATGTGGTTGCAAAACAATGGGTGGGTTGGCGGAAGACTGGATTTCACCGATCGTCCCATTTCTGAATACAATTACGATCGCGTGCCCATGATATTTTACACTGGATCAACCTTTGGCTGGGAAGGCCCCGCCGCCAGCATGAACCCCCTCCTCATCGACGTTTTCCCAATCGACAATGACAACAATGACGACATCCTCATCTACAACATGTATAATTTAAACCTGCGAAACACAAACCCCGCCTTTACTTACAGTGATTTTCCGACACACGATGATCTGAGAGCTCGTTTTCCTCAACCGAATCCACTCCCCCTTCCACAAATCGGGGATCGATGGTTCGAACCCAATTCAGGCTTTAGGCTATCGTATCCCCTCTTTTGGTACCGTAACACCCCCGGGGCTGACGATTCTCGGTTTTCCACATCGACCTATCGAGCCGTTCTTCAGGACGGAATTGACAACCTTCACAATGCAGGGTTGAATTGCACGCAATTTGTCCGGTTGAGAATTGGCGGTAATAACGAGGCCTACGTCTGCACCAATTCCGGAGTTCTTTTTGGAAACCGAAACGGCGTTCCGAGCACAACCTTTTTTCGACGAATCGCCCCCGCAACAGAATTGAACCTCCATCGAACCAGCAATCAGATCCAAGGGGGGTTTCATCATATCCAGGCCGTTGACATCATTGACAACCGCAATGATGAACTCGTTTCCTTGGACGATGATGGTATACGCATTTATCGAATTCAACCTCGGGGAAACGACAACGTTACTATCCGTTTGGAACAGGAGTTACCTTGCGGCGACACCGCGAACCTAAACACCAGGAGGTTTCCAACGTTTTTCCAGGTTG
This window of the Elusimicrobiota bacterium genome carries:
- a CDS encoding VCBS repeat-containing protein, coding for MAALTAFFIGLPYFSLSVPPLPAPVPSDFADPFNAYDLGVGGDQHYPANARRFFTNIVATAVGDLDGDGNLDIVALANAIPHNGDYTTAATAFPQFNFRNNNFSITTPFLTRGDALWGAQTNATYNLPTEPNIWVNPPYPNFQFGHFAPPSPNVAAGQLLFPPYVGSDLAWFRGDGRGHFTMYFITPGGAPVRLRMGQGIRLARLRDPAQTGLDIVLTSPCDGSISNAEYHTTTTLRPFSGAGRVMWLQNNGWVGGRLDFTDRPISEYNYDRVPMIFYTGSTFGWEGPAASMNPLLIDVFPIDNDNNDDILIYNMYNLNLRNTNPAFTYSDFPTHDDLRARFPQPNPLPLPQIGDRWFEPNSGFRLSYPLFWYRNTPGADDSRFSTSTYRAVLQDGIDNLHNAGLNCTQFVRLRIGGNNEAYVCTNSGVLFGNRNGVPSTTFFRRIAPATELNLHRTSNQIQGGFHHIQAVDIIDNRNDELVSLDDDGIRIYRIQPRGNDNVTIRLEQELPCGDTANLNTRRFPTFFQVVDLNGDDLQDIIVVNNLPESTNFANTDPATIFIQTRPGRFTKLRQIKPPFRTAEERTNPFSFIGDRGLNPWANISTGDFNRDGLTDFVRTGPKLPMTIFINNMAGLQRARISATVQHPTGTEKTLTIMLGTDNAGGIITISTAPMAIGGIGVHSVPFE